A single Carassius carassius chromosome 3, fCarCar2.1, whole genome shotgun sequence DNA region contains:
- the LOC132128169 gene encoding uncharacterized protein LOC132128169, giving the protein MTEDELGKYIVRYGDRLAVRAFCRQRLAVCETTKSTALQRLRDKIQKRGSTSANDGCLLSKLSGIGNKHASKETRRLEIGWLHFYKGEFHQVRTRHGGGTRHVTVKKNTSVEELMMIGKDLFFPKGISSKGPTASYTFEMQDFSQTTIPFSLTVNELYEQSKLRMLRLYVCTMEKDLVSSPQVSSDSSSDFTLDELEREPRVTESTRRTRSMARILGQPLVQTSDPVPVNHSSLIEEEDSFSTSQNSREENWASTPHDHESDDVVCLSEEPGSFVAVSYDLELEDSEIQIGIAHDNFAILDYTLSWNTEDGDPRQLSMLESGRMLRLSKRWKSLTCPFSVPQLPLMIRGQPPELSTVST; this is encoded by the exons ATGACCGAAGACGAACTTGGAAAATATATTGTTAGATATGGGGATCGTCTTGCAGTTAGAGCATTTTGCCGTCAAAGACTCGCAGTATGTGAAACCACCAAGTCCACTGCACTGCAGAGATTAAGAGACAAGATCCAAAAAAGAGGCAGTACATCAGCAAATGACGGGTGTTTATTAAGCAAACTTTCAGGTATCGGCAACAAACATGCTTCTAAAGAGACCAGACGACTGGAAATTGGGTGGCTTCATTTTTATAAAGGAGAATTTCACCAGGTTCGGACAAGACATGGAGGAGGAACGCGACATGTGACGGTTAAAAAGAACACTTCGGTTGAGGAACTGATGATGATTGGGAAGGATTTGTTTTTTCCTAAAGGGATTTCTTCAAAAGGCCCAACTGCAAGCTATACCTTTGAGATGCAAGATTTCAGCCAGACCACTATTCCATTCAGTCTTACAGTGAATGAACTATATGAGCAGAGTAAACTCAGAATGCTACGACTGTACGTATGCACGATGGAAAAGGATTTGGTCAGTTCTCCCCAAGTTTCATCAGACTCGTCCTCAGATTTTACTCTTGACGAACTGGAACGAGAGCCAAGAGTG ACAGAGAGTACTAGGAGAACCAGAAGCATGGCAAGAATATTAGGACAACCACTTGTCCAAACAAGTGATCCTGTGCCTGTCAATCATTCATCACTCATTGAAGAAGAGGATAGCTTCTCTACCAGTCAAAATTCCAGAGAGGAAAATTGGGCATCCACTCCTCATGACCATGAATCTGATGATGTGGTGTGTTTGAGCGAAGAGCCAGGGTCATTCGTTGCTGTGTCTTATGATCTAGAACTGGAGGACTCCGAGATCCAGATTGGAATTGCACATGATAATTTTGCCATTTTGGATTACACTCTTTCCTGGAATACAGAAGATGGGGATCCTAGACAG CTGTCAATGTTGGAGTCTGGCAGAATGTTGCGTCTGAGCAAACGCTGGAAGTCTCTCACGTGCCCGTTCTCTGTTCCACAGTTGCCTCTCATGATCCGAGGACAGCCACCTGAACTCTCCACTGTTTCCACGTAG